A genomic window from Deltaproteobacteria bacterium includes:
- a CDS encoding FMN-binding protein — protein sequence MASAWHFNLVIVGLSVLVTWALPTIAAAKAFYSKQEALALAFPEAEHVETKTVFLTDDQVHHVSTLASAPVDSKLATIYVGRKAGQVLGYAFIETNVVRTLPETFLIVVSPTGTVQKLFVLAFYEPEEYTPSTRWLQQFDQKALTPTLQVRQDIHGIVGATLSSRAITNGVRKVLSLFQVVVREGHQQVAEAAKQ from the coding sequence TTGGCATCGGCTTGGCATTTTAATCTCGTAATCGTCGGGCTCAGTGTGCTCGTCACCTGGGCCCTGCCCACAATTGCAGCAGCCAAGGCTTTCTATTCTAAACAAGAGGCCTTAGCCCTCGCCTTTCCTGAGGCAGAACACGTTGAGACAAAGACAGTCTTTCTCACTGACGATCAAGTCCACCATGTCTCAACGCTCGCCTCAGCACCAGTCGATTCGAAGCTGGCGACGATCTATGTCGGACGAAAAGCTGGCCAGGTGTTGGGCTATGCGTTTATCGAAACCAACGTTGTTCGGACGTTACCGGAGACGTTCTTGATCGTTGTGTCCCCCACCGGCACGGTGCAGAAGTTATTCGTTCTGGCGTTCTATGAACCAGAAGAATATACGCCATCGACTCGGTGGCTGCAGCAGTTTGATCAAAAAGCCCTCACTCCGACATTACAGGTACGCCAGGATATTCACGGTATTGTCGGCGCGACGCTGAGCTCGCGGGCGATTACCAATGGCGTACGAAAAGTCCTGTCGCTCTTTCAAGTCGTTGTCCGAGAGGGGCACCAGCAAGTCGCCGAAGCGGCCAAGCAGTAA
- a CDS encoding amidohydrolase family protein → MADYDLIIKNGTIVDGLRMPAFRGDIGIRNGKIVAMGNVQGSATREIDATGQVVAPGFIDIHTHYDAALSGGTKWDPYASLSGWHGVTTVAIGNCGFGFAPVKPEDRERAMRRMERTESIPLSCMQAGMRWDWVTFPEYLDSLDRGGLGVNAASLVPYSPLRAYVLGNEAARDPNYKTKPEQVEQMKNILREGLQAGGFGFSASFSMANRDYDGGYLPTHVAPREEFLEMAKVMREFNRGSIEWTMGHALQGLGMDFLLELAKVSGRPVNWNAVIYDPTSPNTWKEQLAWMEKAYREAPVLAVNICTPIEFEFTMETIGLFDQLPAWNEATIGSLAERKAKLADPARRPAMKRDMEKAPTVMPGTSPDSEQGAIRMFRWDTTFVDDVHLAKNKDLKGRTIAEIAKAQNKHPIDTLLDIAVEEDLKAEFAMQDFINNNDEALTAILKHPLTLVGSSDGGAHTKFLTLGRYPTHFLAHWVRDKQIMSLEEAHWRLSTMVGWAIGIRDRGWLREGMPADIVVYDLNKLAVKPMETIQDLPDGDWRRVQKANGYSHIIVNGQVTFEHGTCSGKLPGKMLRSSEMAA, encoded by the coding sequence ATGGCGGATTATGATCTCATCATTAAAAACGGCACGATCGTTGACGGTCTGCGCATGCCCGCGTTCCGAGGGGACATAGGGATTCGCAACGGCAAGATTGTCGCCATGGGCAATGTCCAAGGCAGCGCCACGCGCGAGATTGATGCCACCGGGCAAGTCGTCGCGCCGGGCTTTATCGATATCCACACCCACTACGATGCGGCGCTGAGTGGCGGTACCAAATGGGACCCGTATGCGTCGCTGTCTGGGTGGCATGGTGTCACTACCGTCGCCATTGGTAACTGCGGGTTTGGTTTTGCGCCGGTGAAGCCAGAGGATCGTGAACGCGCCATGCGTCGTATGGAACGCACGGAGTCGATCCCACTCTCCTGTATGCAGGCTGGCATGCGCTGGGATTGGGTAACGTTTCCTGAGTATCTCGATAGTCTCGACCGAGGCGGGCTGGGCGTGAATGCTGCCTCGTTAGTCCCATACTCGCCACTACGCGCATACGTGTTGGGCAATGAAGCCGCCCGTGACCCAAACTACAAAACCAAGCCTGAACAAGTCGAGCAGATGAAAAACATCTTGCGCGAAGGACTTCAGGCTGGTGGCTTCGGCTTCTCGGCGTCCTTTAGTATGGCCAATCGTGATTATGATGGTGGCTATCTGCCAACCCACGTCGCCCCACGCGAAGAATTCTTAGAAATGGCGAAAGTGATGCGCGAGTTCAATCGTGGTTCGATCGAGTGGACCATGGGGCATGCGCTGCAAGGCTTGGGCATGGACTTCCTGCTTGAGTTGGCCAAAGTCAGTGGTCGCCCAGTGAACTGGAATGCGGTGATCTATGATCCAACCTCGCCCAATACCTGGAAAGAACAACTAGCGTGGATGGAGAAGGCCTACCGCGAAGCGCCAGTATTGGCGGTCAATATCTGCACACCGATCGAATTCGAATTCACAATGGAAACTATCGGTTTGTTTGATCAACTGCCAGCGTGGAATGAAGCAACCATCGGTTCGTTGGCTGAACGCAAAGCCAAGTTAGCTGATCCCGCGCGTCGTCCAGCCATGAAGCGTGATATGGAAAAAGCACCGACGGTCATGCCGGGCACCAGCCCCGACTCTGAGCAAGGTGCGATTCGCATGTTCCGTTGGGACACGACGTTTGTCGATGATGTGCACCTGGCAAAGAATAAGGACCTCAAAGGTCGCACGATTGCCGAGATTGCCAAAGCGCAAAACAAGCATCCGATCGATACACTGCTTGATATCGCGGTCGAAGAAGATCTCAAAGCCGAATTCGCGATGCAGGACTTCATCAACAACAATGACGAAGCGCTCACCGCGATTCTCAAACATCCACTCACGCTGGTTGGCTCGTCCGATGGTGGGGCACACACCAAGTTCCTCACCCTTGGTCGTTACCCGACCCATTTCCTGGCCCACTGGGTACGCGACAAACAGATCATGAGCCTCGAAGAAGCCCACTGGCGCTTATCGACCATGGTCGGCTGGGCGATTGGTATTCGCGATCGCGGCTGGTTGCGTGAAGGCATGCCAGCGGACATCGTCGTGTACGATCTCAACAAACTGGCAGTGAAGCCGATGGAAACCATCCAAGACCTGCCGGATGGCGACTGGCGGCGCGTACAGAAGGCGAACGGCTATAGCCACATTATCGTCAATGGTCAGGTTACCTTCGAGCACGGCACGTGCAGCGGCAAATTGCCGGGCAAGATGCTGCGCAGTTCGGAGATGGCAGCGTAA
- a CDS encoding ferritin, translating into MDTKALITALNKVIAFEHTATLQYKQNALLVNGLWRKVYADFFAAQAKSSMDHAAKFGQKVVVLGGVPTVEVGTVHQSTDLEEMLRLALDLEKSTMKAYLDAHALTEGDIALRTMLEGQIESEQHDIEELEMYLGTIKTQGVEREVSIRRVK; encoded by the coding sequence ATGGATACGAAAGCGCTCATTACCGCCTTAAATAAAGTCATTGCCTTTGAGCACACCGCCACCCTTCAATACAAGCAAAATGCGTTATTAGTGAATGGACTCTGGCGCAAAGTCTACGCAGATTTTTTTGCCGCTCAGGCCAAAAGCTCGATGGACCATGCGGCGAAGTTCGGTCAGAAAGTTGTCGTACTGGGTGGAGTGCCGACCGTCGAAGTCGGTACGGTTCACCAATCGACTGATCTCGAAGAAATGCTGCGTCTCGCCCTTGATTTAGAGAAGTCTACGATGAAGGCCTATCTCGATGCCCATGCACTCACCGAAGGCGATATCGCGCTCCGGACGATGCTAGAAGGGCAGATTGAATCTGAGCAGCACGACATCGAAGAACTGGAAATGTATCTTGGTACGATCAAGACCCAAGGGGTGGAACGCGAAGTTAGCATTCGCCGGGTGAAATAG
- a CDS encoding FAD:protein FMN transferase, with amino-acid sequence MTHWHKYRAPQRKWLWRISLGMMSLACLTAQRSYANASCRSDGRYVMGTVLEITLCHGQQAAAQFDALFAQVSNLEAQLTTFSPTSTVSQLNARAGQGPMAVPPAVHELLTLSLRYWQQTRGTFDVTVGPIVTAWRQATDTNTFPSKDALRQARGRTGARFLSLSKDGHAALQRTGMRLDLGGIGKGYAIDKLKEVLHQQNALLNFGQSSIWALGTPTDAPGWRLIVQRPNGEPAGVVTLRDQALSISGTMGQPFVINGQSYGHIIDPRSGQPLQRNLQACVLAPTATQAEALSKALLVLGEKQGIALLHETPNVEGLLLDTDGHHWMTKGWQTATQFVLL; translated from the coding sequence ATGACCCACTGGCATAAATATCGCGCCCCTCAGAGGAAGTGGCTCTGGCGCATCTCCCTCGGGATGATGAGCCTCGCCTGTCTCACTGCGCAGCGTTCCTACGCCAATGCCTCCTGCAGAAGCGATGGTCGCTACGTCATGGGCACGGTGCTGGAAATCACTCTTTGTCATGGTCAGCAAGCCGCGGCGCAGTTCGACGCTCTCTTCGCTCAGGTCAGTAACCTGGAAGCACAGTTAACGACGTTCTCCCCTACCAGTACCGTGAGTCAATTGAATGCGCGCGCGGGACAGGGTCCGATGGCAGTTCCCCCAGCCGTGCATGAACTCCTCACCTTATCGTTGCGCTATTGGCAACAGACCCGCGGCACCTTTGATGTCACGGTCGGACCGATCGTCACAGCCTGGCGCCAGGCGACTGACACAAATACGTTCCCCAGCAAAGATGCGCTCCGACAGGCACGGGGACGCACCGGCGCGCGCTTCCTCTCTCTCTCAAAAGATGGGCATGCTGCACTCCAACGGACCGGTATGCGCCTTGATCTCGGTGGAATCGGCAAAGGCTACGCCATCGATAAGCTCAAAGAGGTCCTCCACCAGCAGAATGCGTTGTTGAATTTTGGTCAGAGCAGTATCTGGGCGTTGGGCACCCCTACGGATGCTCCAGGGTGGCGTCTTATCGTACAGCGACCGAACGGTGAACCCGCCGGCGTTGTCACTCTGCGAGATCAAGCCTTGTCGATTTCCGGCACCATGGGGCAGCCTTTCGTCATCAATGGCCAATCGTATGGCCATATTATTGACCCCCGGAGTGGCCAGCCGCTGCAACGCAATCTGCAAGCCTGTGTTCTCGCACCAACAGCGACACAAGCGGAAGCCCTTAGTAAAGCGCTGCTCGTACTCGGTGAAAAACAAGGCATCGCCTTGTTACACGAAACACCGAACGTCGAAGGATTGTTATTGGATACGGACGGACACCATTGGATGACGAAAGGTTGGCAAACGGCGACGCAGTTCGTGCTGCTTTGA